Genomic segment of Mercurialis annua linkage group LG6, ddMerAnnu1.2, whole genome shotgun sequence:
ctgtaagCACTCTATTTAATCAtatatttatactatttttcATGAATAACATTGTATAAACGGTTATAAACTGTTTCTAACAAAAATTAACAAgcaaaaatatgtaaaattataaGAACTTCAATAATTAAACTGTTTGCAATTGTTATATAGATTTTAgtacaatataaataatttaaacagtttgtaactgtttgaaattattaattaacatattaaaaagaagaaacaattcaatttaacaatttcatatcgtttttttttgttgatttttcagATCTTGATGAAGTTTCGATCTAAATTTGAATATCttgtttagaattttattatGAAGCAGTAATTTGATCGGATCTGAAAGAATTTAGAGAAAGAATGAAGATCTGGAcagaaaaaaaagagaggaaatcgagctgaaaaaaaaaagttgaaaacgaGCTGAAAGTTTTTGGGAGAAGAAGAAGTttgttagaaaacaaaacacGTGGAATAAAAATTAGGTATAAAAACTAAATGAATagggtaaaaaaataaatgttagaCACGCTAGGGTAGGAgaataaaaactttaaaataggGTAACAAATTGCTAATATTTTTCCTAATTAGGCATTtgcctaattttctctttaagattatttgtttattattagaggaatttgcacaaaacactccttttttttaacttatttgttatagatacctcaattttaaaagtttacttttttactctttttttctattgtttttagttgtacctcaattagcaaaataacttatttgtatttttactctccttcttttaaacacatgcatatctcattttcctttttttttctctttcctctttctcttttcttttttcgtttttttcttttctctctcttttttctctttctttcttctcatttttctttttttctctcttttctttttctctctcttcttcttcttcttcttctttcctctgcaactttttttttctcgttttttttaaatctgctttttctattttccacATTATACAAATCAACTCCAAGAcaaagaaatttgaataaaaaaagagtttaagagataatatgatggtgatagatgagaaagttcttcttcttcttcttctcttcttcttctacttttttctttttatgttgttttaaattattgtagcatcgttttttggaattttttacaaattttttttaaaaaatcgtaatgttcttcattaatgatattttaacctggttttcaaatgttataaattaattttagaaatcgtttgaaactgttttctcgaaactgttttatactgttcgaaacctttgtaaacggtttgaaactgttttatactgtttgaaactgttattttttaaactgtttgaaagtgttttttaaaaactgttttagactgcttgagatctttggaaacggtttgcaactgttttatactgtttgaaactgtttttttgaaactgttattttttatgtaaacggtttgaaactgtttgatactatttaaaactgttattttataaactattggaAAGTATTTTTTCGAATCTGTTTTTAGACagtttgagacctttgtaaacggttcgAAACTGTTGTATACTGTTCGAaaatgttttttgaaactgtttgaaactattattttttaaactgtttaaaagcattttttagaaactgttttaaactgtttgaaacctttgtaaacggtttgaaaccgtAATTGAAAATGTacttgaaaccgtttgaaaccgtttttaatagatttttaatgagaacaaataaattaataatttacagttttctttgtttttggagaaagttatgatcgttggatttgaatttcaagtgaaatttgaagtaatttgattacgaattaaaaattcgagcggatcggaaactatatttgaaattagcaataaaattgtaagaaataataataaaatcgtagaatttaatttcttgaaatgtTATAAGCTGAAGATTACAATTgatttgttgattgtttttgaaaataaattgaaaaagataaaaaaaaagatgaagaagatgaagaagaaggagaaggaaCTGTGATTTAGAGTAAATATGGggtataaaaacaaaacaaaaaagtaaaaaaataaacatacaaCACGCTGAGATAGACAAATAAATATAGACAATTAGTATAAACAAATGCTAATATTTCTGTTTTTTAGGTATTTTGCTAATTCTCTTTTTTATGCAAGAAAACCAAGCCCACGACCACAGCCTGTATAAAATTTCCAAAACGTTTTAGCCCACggccatttttgaaataatagcAGCAGAAAAAAGCAAAAAGATTGGCCATTGACTTTGATGCTTTTGTTCTCCTAGCATATTCTCAACATGTTGAATGATTTCAGTAGTTCAACAATTAAACGATCAATAAGTACAATTAGTAATTCCATCTAATAAAGTTTTTATTTGCATTTCATTGTGTGTTATCTAACGTAAAAGTGGAAAATAGGGGTCACTTATTTATATATGATGACATTTCTGATTTTTCTCGGGATTCTTATAATTTCATGTTCTTCAGAAGAATATTTTGGGATGCAATAAATCATGCATAGTTTTAGCACAAATTTTTTTAGCTTTACGGTCTTCGGCAATTATTCGCGTTGTTTAGAtagtttagaaaattaataatgcCGCTATTTTTAATAACGTGACTTCTAATATTCATTAGAGCTTCGTTAGATTCGACCAACTACTGAGAAATATAATTTCTTTCTTAAGAAAGATATACTATTTTGTAGAAGAGCttcatgttttaaaaatatttttctagaGCTACTCGAGTTGGTGGCATTTTCCAGACTTCATCGAGTTTTCGACGAAGTTCTTTTGCTTTTGAAATTGGAATTGAGTTTTCTTTTCATGAAGAAATTGTTGCAGCCATATGTGCGGCTGAGAAAATGAAATAGCTTGAGATACAAATTGACATAGTTATGGGAGGGGTGTGCACGGTTTTGTTCGGTGTACAAATTACcggaaccgaaccaaactacttccataaaaattaaaactaaacttAACTAACTCGGTCTTTGCATATTTCAGTTTGGTGTGCAAACTactgaaaccaaaccaaaccacctctagaaaaatttaaaccaaaccaaacttaaCTAATTCGGTCTTTGGTTATTTTGATTCGGTGAACcaaaattttggttttaaacCAATTTGGTTCGGTCAGTTCACCATTTTAAATCATTTGGTGTGTTATTACTTAccttttttcaatcttttttttatttaaggtaattttaaaatcatcttTTTCATTGCCATTtcttttctattattattattattattattattattattattattattattattattatttattattagactTCTAAAATTAATCCTGCAAAACTTAAATTTTTGGTTCAATAATTTGactattcttttaaaaaaaatgtagatttaaaaaaaattaattatatctcCCAATGATTGAGGAGAGAGCGAGATATTGGGAAAAGACCAACCCGCAATGGACTATTGCGGGCTGGGTTGGCCTATATTTTCGTGCTTTGTGGCACAAAAGAAAAATTCCCCTTCTAATGGGGAATAAATTTGTCAAGAAGAACCCTTCcaacttaattattttgttgcaattatattcaattttttctaattaatttaattgttccaatctgttaaatttttatattaactccTTAGTTAGCATAACTCATTTCTAGAATTGCAAAATTTAACTCCTATTTCAAAGAACAAATCCGTAAAACCGTCAACatctaattataaattctcTAACTATCGATAACTGTAGTAAgctgattaaaaaaatggatcATAGGTTGGTTGAATATTTAGTTCCGCTTAGGCTACGTATTCTGTTCACGCGCTACTAAGCCGCACACAGAATTTTAGACAGATTTCGTCCCCTTTCGGGAAAATAAAGTACTTTTGAAGATAATGATGAACAAAACATTAGTAAATAAGGAAAATATGAATTATAATAAAGTGAAAATTGATACATTGATTGAATAAACTGGTTGGAATTGGCGAATTGCTATAGAATTGTTAAATGAAGATagatttacaaatttttaaagttCTAGATAAACTTGCAAAAAGTCGAAGATGCTTGATTTTTATGGCACCATTattaaaacttataaaaaacaattcaaaaataggTGTGGTTTGTGGTTTGGATACAAGTGttccatttttaaaattgaaaaattataatgtCCAAGTCCAAAttattaaggatttatttgataaaCTGTTTAAAAGAGtggatataaaaaattattttgttaaaaaattatgatgTGTTTTAATACCTAAAAAAAGTTGAGATTTTGTTTAAAGCAAAACTAATATTGTAATCTTGAAGGGGCCTAAGAATACTTTGTCTTGATTGCTTCGCTAATAGCGAAATTAGAATTGTTACCTTATGACTTTCTAAGTTGATTATGTGATTAGACAGAAAAGCAATGATTTATTATATTTGAGTTTTGCTTTTAACTAAAAAGTGTAATATATGGAGCATATTGTTTCCGTACAGCACAAACTTTTGATCCTTCCAAatattcatttatatatttacatatATTGAATCAAAGGATTaaggattattttccaaatacctgttttgggtaaaatatttacactatTTTGACCCATTTTTTCCTCTTATCTTAtattacctaataagctaatttatttacaaaaaatagctactatataaaaaagtcttatgttattttaggttaaacttttacataaccactttttttttctcttttttctctctctttttctcttcttctttttcatttgattttcagtttatcacctccgattacttttccgttcgtcttttccgttcgtatTTGCGGTCGCGCTTTTGCTCGTccacttccgatggatttctcgtcgtttccggtcatttttccgttcgcgctagtctgttcgtcttttccgttcgtgctatggatttctcgactcgtttttagatttgtgtaattttttagattttttgtaatgatttaaattttttgtaaataaattattgtatatctataattttatttataaaattgttctattattcatataattatttattttgtcttcttttattcatatatttgtttattgctactgattttgtaaagaaaatattgatttatggtgcatttgtaataattttataatatctttacgttttagtgtatttttggtgtattaatagtgtatttctgccgtttttagtatatttatggtgcatttacagtgtttatggtgtatttgcagtgtttatggtgtatttgcagtgtttttggtgtatttgcagtgtttcatggttaaaccacaaaaaacactataaaataccataaatacactacctATACactatttatatactaattttacactatataaacaccataaaaacactacatatgcactactgttacactataaaaaataaaataaaaaatttcaggaaaaaaatctgtaaaaaataaaaattaacactatatatacactaatcttacactatataaaaaaatgtcggttgaccgaaccgaaaaataccaaaaaccgaaattgaaaaccgaaaaaggtatttatgaaattaaaaaaaaaaggtattttcgtaaatgaaaaaagtcagaaaaaaaaagtcaaaacttgtaatgtaaagttgtaaataaaatgtCAAAACATGTATTTTGGAAAATTAGCACAAGGATTAATGTGACTACATAAGGTAGcgagattaattttaatttaaaggaTAAATCTAACTATATgtattttgattaattgttCTTTAATCGATCTTCAATTTTGCCTTTTCTTGTCCTAAACTATTATTCTATTGTTTAATTGATTTAGATGTCGACCAGCATGATTACATGCTCCAAAGTTAACGAGTGATAAAGATTAAACATCTGTTATTGAATGCGTTGGACTAATATTTAAAACGAGAAAtcctaatttaataataaataatagttcagcgatcataaaaaataaaattaaaaattaaggactattcaatcaaaaaatatatagtgtATGTACTGTGAAATGAGTATTAGCTCTAATAGTTTTTCATATatggaaatttattttataattttttgttagttAACAAGGCGACTGCATGTGTAAGATGATCATCCAAGAAAGGACATTATGTTAGAGATTGGAAggagaaaaattaaagataagGGACTATTAAATAAAACAACGTATAGTTAAGAGACTTAACTATAGATTTATCCTAATTTAAAAAGACTGAAAAAAActggagaaaaaaaattataagtagagggactggagaaaaaaaaaattataaatagagggactggaaaaaaaaattgtaagtagagggactggaaaaaaaatattgtaagtagagggactggagaaaaaaaattgtaaatagaagattgaaaaaaactaaaaaaggacctgaaaatcaaaaataggtaaataGAAAGAccagataatataaaaatgaagtataaggacttacaaaaaaaaagtgtaaaatataGGGGTCTCTAGATGAGTTAcgtcttttttaaattttaactttttcttttcaaaagttcattttaaaaaaattattataagtgATTTCTAATGATatcataaattcaaattttttatttgctaGTTTAACAAAGTTTAGTGCAAACAATGGTGGATGGTTATGATCATGTCGTACCCATAAATTGTTCATTCTTTGAATGGTTTTTTTCATTGCTGTCCTTGTCcaaagtcaaaaaaattaaaagatatagaCCACATGGGTTGATCGATCATGCTTTATTTTTCTATCAATTTAGTGGAAAATATACAATATTCATGCCACAATCTATGCATGAAAATATATCCAATGCTACACTTTTAATGTTCTTGAAAATCCAGACCCataaaaataaagcaaaaaacACATTACAAACTGTACATACAGTAAACAGTATTCATCTCCACATCTTCTGATGATCATAGAAccaataaacaaaaaacaaagggataatgtcaaaaaaaattatgaattttacatgttttttcattttaatcacgaaatttaaattttatcattttcatgcacgaactaccacttttttccaaatttttacaTGATGTTGAGATGTCATGGCTCCATTAGTgcaattcgctgaggtggaagtcattttacaccaatagaTGAGTGCCACTTCAgcgccgtgtatgaatttgggagaaagtggtagttcgtgcatgaaaatgataaaatttaaatttcgtgattaaaatgaaaaaatatataaaattcgtgatttttttgacattaacccaaaaAGAAACAAtcacaaacaaaaataaaaattaaaaaataattgtacaTTAATTCTTTGAGAGAATGCCATTCGAAATTGGTGCTACCCTTTTGATGTTATCCATATGTGTTGTCTCATACACAGGCAGACCACTTGAATAGATGCCCAAGTCATAGTTTTGTAACTCAAACAAATCAGAACTTGAATCACTCTCAGCTCCATCATCTACAGCGTCAAACTTTCTAAATTCCTTCTCGTTCCAAATCCGATCATTCTCTGAAACTCGATGATTATCGAGGTTCTTTGTTTTCGGATCACATAATAAGTCTGTGTTCTTTTTGTCAATATCAGACAGTAATAAGCCTGTGGATTTTGCATTTCCATTTTGCTTTGGCAATGAAATGATTTGTGTATGATCTGAGTTGCTTCTGTAATTCTTTGTAGGAGGTGGTGTTCGAAAACCCGAACTTGAAGAGGAATATAGAGACTTTGTATCAGTAGTAATGCTTGAACTTCTAAAATGACTAATGctgcttcttctttttcttcttccacCCGGGCTTTCGTCGTCATCTTTCATCGACTGTGCAGCGgattttgatttcttctttttcgAACTCGTTTGATTGAACAATGAATTCAAGAAACTAGCTAGTCTGCCACCTGGTGAACTCGGTTGCTTGTATTTCTTCTCTTTCAAAATTTGCTTTTCCACCGTGTGATGATGCGCCTGCTGCGGTAGTACTTGATTCGGCCTCATCGGTAAGTCTAAACTCTTTCTGCCACCTTTCCAGGGATACTGCCTATGAtcatctttcaaaattttctgTGTGTTATAAGCTGCAGCAACAGAATTTTCATTATAGCCTGAGAAATACATGGCTGCCTCAAACACATCAAGCTCTTCATCAGAATCGTTTCTGCGATGAAACGTTTTCTTGTAATGTTTCGATGTGTCAGACATTTCCGAATCCTGAATGATTTCTGAGTGATTCTGTTTAATTCCGGGGAGTGAGAGTATGAGAGGGAGagagtttttgaaaaaaaaaagggcAGTAGTTTTGAAATGATTGAGAGTGGTGGGAAGGTAAGGTTTTATAAtaagaaaaatgaaatgttGGTGTGGAGTTTTTGCTTCATTAGTGAGTTTCgagaaaaatgaaatattggtGTGGGGACTTGCTTTATATAATGGATTCGATTCCTCAAGTTCCATATTCATGATCTACActgttcattataaaataaacggtataaattaatttaattaaaattgtactttttttatttacaccgttcatttcGTAACGAGCGGTGTATATCGTAAATATGACCAATTCAAGTTCAAATTATATAATtggaaaaagggtcatttatactCCTAACGTTTGCCTCAAGGATCAAGCAAACCctcaacgtttagaaaggttcgCATATGCCtccaacgtcttaaaaagtgaacaaccagacccccattttgacttataaatgaaaCATTGGGGCCTGATTGTCAAAATTGGagagcctgattgttcatttttcaagaTGTTGGGGACATATTcgaacctttccggacgttaAGGGCTTGTTTGATCCTGGAGGCAAACCTTAAAaacataaatgacccttttccctataTAATACTTGTCGTACTGTGAAGACCAGAAGTTTTTGTTGGGGATGGTGGGGAGCAAGGTGCTGTGTTTCCTTGGATTCTTAGTGTTTGAGTCTTTTTTAGTGGGATTAGCTTTTGAATTTGGGTGTTGGTTATGGGGCTATGGTCATCTATTACAAGTTTCTATTTGCTTTTATATACACATATCATCATCATTATTGGACTTCAACAATTTTGTAGATCCTACTCTTTCCATTAGAGATGTAATTTGGGAGATTGGATGATATAATGATTTGTTTCAATATTTAATATACAACTAtcaaatttattgtaattaattaatttaaaatagcaGTTTGGACCGGTTTGGAACTCAAAATTTTTATATTCAtctatttttgttttatgaAGTTATGGCTTGACTAGCTAACAAAATTTAGAGAGAAAAATATATGATATACGtgaagaaataaaaacaataacataaaaataaggcaaaaggtacaaaaaaaccctcgtagttttcataaaagtacaaatcaatccttttacttttttggggtataattaagccctctttgttttcaaataaaacaaataaccccttccctccaacatcattagaaacacccGTTAAcggctgacatgtctctcataatcatataggaaaaaagttcaaaaataatttttatatttaaaatatttaccaaaaatttgagggggtaagtgtcccaaaagtaaactaaaagggtttatttgttcaattttaaaataataagggtttaattgttcaattttaaaaacacgggggcttaattgtgcccaaataaagtaaaagggctgatctgtacttttgaaaaaaaaaaactcgagggcttttttgtaccttctgcctaaaaataatataaaactaCATTTCGACTATTGTAGAAATatcgttttaaaaataaaatctacaTAACTATATACGTGTATATTATCAGTATCACAAGATTTTACAGAGGTACACATCACCTTGCTGTATTTTTGTTTCCTTTGTTAGAAGGAGTTTAAACGAATCAGTGAGTAAAGCAGTTgtataaagaaaaaattacaccaaatcactcaacatttcaaatgtttatGTTAAtgactcaatttttttattttatcaaaaatctctcatttttttaaaaaaagtttttatgtctatctttttataattatcatttctattttatatttatgatatattttttctattatgTTCCTATACCTgctaatttattcatttttttcctCTCCTGCTCATTATATTTTTGTTCACACTTgtttatggattttttttttcatagtcCCCTACCtgctcatttaattatttttccacTCCTGctcatttaatttttgataacaACTGCTCATTAaatgttttttataaaaaaaaaatacgaaaGCCAATTGGAGGTTCCTTGGACTATAAAAACGATTCCAATCTCTTTTCTTGAAAAGTTCCGccattataataatatttattttaatatataataataattatataaattttgtattacattaatttatatattatttaaattaaaattatttatagccAAATACGTGGTGGTATAATCCGTTGTGATCAATATAAATTcagtataaatttaatgtcaacgtaaagtaaataatttaaattaatttttttattaaattgattataaatttaaatttgactgTCAACAACGGTCAATGTTCAGAGCACCGCCAATCAACGTGGTCAACGTCCAAACCACATCCGTTCAACAACAGTCAACATTGGCGAACCACCACTGGTCGAACCAATAGTGGTTGATGGTGTgaccatttttaatggttgatggtttgatatttaaaaattatataaaagacCATTTTGTCATCAATAAGATTTGAATTCTCGACCTTTTATAAGAAAGACCATGCTTTGCCACTAAAATCAAGGCTTATTGTTATTAATATTTActcaataatatatatatatatatatatatatatatatatatatatatatatatatatatattaatttattagacaCGACGAGACCCCTAGGACTCGGACATCGTCAGCTTTGGATTTTTGTCTTGGACGAGTCACTGGATTCACTCTGACGAGCGGATCCTATCCGACTCAGTTCATTGTACTTATTCTGAAATTCGGTTTCATTATTAACTaaacatatttattttcaaaataaaactaaactgaAAAATTCGATTTTTATAACATCAAACCTAaccaattttgtttttatttgttcgACTATCTCAGATTGTTTTATATTAGAATTTAactaaaaagaattaaatacaaattttatgaaacataaaaaaacaatttcttaTATTATAACTAAAACAAAGTCTTATATTTTTGGCTAATACGAGTTGAGCATAAGAAGTAAGACTTAGATTACCAAATCtgaaattaacctttttaaaaaacaaattgaactgaaccaaaaaaataaatattttgctcCAGACCGGccaaaaaatttatgaatttagaTTTTCCATATCGGACTTGTTAGCTAAGCCGAGTTTTGGTTCTAATATTTCG
This window contains:
- the LOC126685937 gene encoding protein BIG GRAIN 1-like E; translation: MNMELEESNPLYKASPHTNISFFSKLTNEAKTPHQHFIFLIIKPYLPTTLNHFKTTALFFFKNSLPLILSLPGIKQNHSEIIQDSEMSDTSKHYKKTFHRRNDSDEELDVFEAAMYFSGYNENSVAAAYNTQKILKDDHRQYPWKGGRKSLDLPMRPNQVLPQQAHHHTVEKQILKEKKYKQPSSPGGRLASFLNSLFNQTSSKKKKSKSAAQSMKDDDESPGGRRKRRSSISHFRSSSITTDTKSLYSSSSSGFRTPPPTKNYRSNSDHTQIISLPKQNGNAKSTGLLLSDIDKKNTDLLCDPKTKNLDNHRVSENDRIWNEKEFRKFDAVDDGAESDSSSDLFELQNYDLGIYSSGLPVYETTHMDNIKRVAPISNGILSKN